In a single window of the Hemitrygon akajei unplaced genomic scaffold, sHemAka1.3 Scf000101, whole genome shotgun sequence genome:
- the LOC140723128 gene encoding uncharacterized protein, with translation MPFTCSDCGKQFTRSSTLQRHQRVHTGEKPFTCSECGKGFTQSSQLEVHRRIHTGEWPFVCSACGKRFTWSSNLVRHYRVHTGERPFTCSECGKGFARSYQLIEHQRVHTGEKPFSCSECGRRFKESDALVKHYRIHTGEKPFTCSECGKGFTHSSDVKIHQRIHTGEKPFICSECGKGFTHSSSLVKHCRIHTGEKPFICSDCGKGFTDSSKLVRHYPIHTGEKPFRCSECGKGFTRSTSLVKHSQIHTREKLFTCPDCGKEFTRSSDFKVHQQIHTGHSPVLNVGMDSQIHLN, from the coding sequence atgccattcacctgctcagactgtgggaagcaaTTCACTCGCTCATCaacactacagagacaccagcgtgtccacactggggagaagccattcacttgctctgaatgtgggaaaggattcactcagtcatctcaactggagGTGCATcggcgaattcacactggggagtggccattcgtGTGCTCtgcatgtgggaagagattcacttggtcatccaaCCTTGTGAGGcactaccgagttcacactggggagaggccattcacttgctcagaatgtgggaagggatttgctcgGTCATATCAACTGattgaacatcagcgagttcacactggggagaaaccattcagctgctctgaatgtgggaggagattcaAAGAGTCAGACGCACTTGTGAAACACtaccgaattcacactggggagaagccattcacgtgctctgaatgtgggaagggattcactcactcatcagaTGTTAAAATACAtcaacgaattcacactggggagaaaccattcatctgctctgaatgtgggaagggattcactcactcatccagtCTTGTGAAGCACTGCcgaattcacaccggggagaaaccgttcatctgctcagattgtgggaagggattcactgactcatccaaaCTTGTGAGGCACTAcccaattcacactggggagaagccattcagatgttctgaatgtgggaagggattcactcggtcaaccAGCCTTGTGAAGCACAGCCAAATTCACACCAGGGAGAAACTGTTCACCTGCCCAGATTGCGGGAAGGAATTCACTCGGTCATCAGACTTTAAAGTACATCAACAAATTCACACTGGCCACTCACCTGTTCTgaatgtgggaatggattcacaaATACATCTCAATTGA